One genomic region from Paramormyrops kingsleyae isolate MSU_618 chromosome 24, PKINGS_0.4, whole genome shotgun sequence encodes:
- the LOC111836739 gene encoding RAS guanyl-releasing protein 2-like isoform X3: MALPGNSIISQGIRRLTVERGGERGRMKNQTSGESGQQAEKDPDPMALEQSATVEELLEACIQAFDDDGASREESHVRMFLTMHPWYLPSAELAKKLLQKSREKNCSASYRTKICHLVKYWISEFPAEFGLNPELSEQIRGLKDLLAREGDEHQSQLIDIESVPSYEWKRQVTKLAPTSKKRKMSLLFDHLDANELAEHLTYLEYKSFCKMLFQDYHSFVMHGCTVDNPILERFITLFNSVSQWIQLMVLSKPTALQRAAVITQFITVAQKLLQLQNFNTLMAVVGGLSNCSVSRLKDTQTHVGSEANKTFQNLTELVTSCGNYSQYRRRFSECTGFRFPILGVHLKDLIAVHVALPDWADKAKMQVNLVKTRQLYVILQELALIQSTPPSIDANPDLVNLLTVSLDQYHTEEEIYQLSLQREPRNSKALVPSPASGPETQPSVIEEWASSVKPKADPAIISKHIEKMVESVFKNFDTDGDGKISQQEFEIIRSNFPYLSKFTELDKDEDGQISREEMIDYFTKASSLLNCKMGFIHTFVESNYVKPTFCIHCAGLPAA, from the exons AAGGGATTAGGCGCTTAACAGTGGAGCGAGGTGGAGAACGCGGGCGAATGAAGAACCAGACGAGCGGGGAGTCGGGGCAGCAAGCGGAGAAGGACCCGGATCCCATGGCGCTGGAGCAGTCGGCGACGGTGGAGGAGCTGCTGGAAGCCTGTATCCAGGCCTTTG ATGACGACGGCGCCTCGAGGGAGGAGTCCCACGTCCGCATGTTCCTCACCATGCACCCCTGGTACCTCCCCTCCGCCGAGCTGGCCAAGAAGCTCCTCCAGAA GTCCAGGGAGAAAAACTGCTCCGCCAGTTACAGGACAAAAATTTGTCACCTAGTCAA GTACTGGATCTCGGAGTTTCCCGCCGAGTTCGGCTTAAATCCAGAACTTTCTGAGCAGATCAGAGGTCTCAAGGATCTGCTCGCCCGGGAGGGGGACGAGCATCAGAGCCAGCTGATAGACATCGAGAGTGT GCCGTCGTACGAGTGGAAGCGGCAGGTCACCAAGCTCGCCCCCACCTCCAAGAAAAGGAAGATGTCTCTGCTTTTCGATCACCTGGATGCCAACGAGCTGGCTGAGCATCTGACCTATCTGGAGTACAAGTCCTTCTGCAAGATGCTG TTCCAGGACTACCACAGCTTTGTGATGCACGGCTGCACCGTGGACAACCCCATCCTGGAGCGCTTCATCACCCTCTTCAACAGCGTCTCCCAGTGGATCCAGCTCATGGTGCTCAGTAAGCCCACAGCTCTGCAGAGGGCTGCGGTCATCACCCAGTTCATCACGGTGGCTCAG AAACTGCTGCAGCTGCAGAACTTCAACACGCTGATGGCGGTGGTGGGAGGCCTCAGTAACTGCTCCGTGTCGCGGCTCAAAGACACGCAGACGCATGTCGGCAGTGAGGCCAACAAG ACCTTTCAGAACCTCACAGAGCTGGTGACGTCCTGTGGGAACTACAGCCAGTACCGGCGTAGGTTCTCAGAATGCACGGGCTTCCGCTTCCCCATCTTGGGCGTGCACCTGAAGGACCTCATAGCCGTCCATGTGGCTTTGCCCGACTGGGCCGACAAGGCCAAGATGCAAGTCAACCTCGTCAAGACCCGACAGCTTTACGTCATCCTGCAGGAGCTGGCGCTGATCCAGAGCACGCCTCCCAGCATCGACGCCAACCCGGACCTCGTGAACCTCCTTACG GTGTCACTGGATCAGTACCACACCGAAGAGGAGATCTACCAGTTGTCCTTGCAGAGGGAGCCCCGTAACAGCAAGGCCCTC GTCCCAAGCCCTGCCTCCGGGCCCGAGACACAGCCCTCGGTGATTGAAGAATGGGCATCTTCTGTGAAGCCCAAGGCCGACCCGGCCATCATCAGCAAGCATATTGAGAAGATGGTGGAG TCAGTCTTCAAAAACTTCGACACGGACGGAGATGGAAAGATCTCCCAGCAAGAATTTGAGATCATAAGGAGCAATTTCCCCTACCTCAGCAAATTCACGGAATTAGACAAAGACGA GGACGGGCAAATCAGCAGGGAGGAGATGATCGATTACTTCACCAAAGCGAGTTCCCTGCTCAACTGCAAGATGGGTTTCATCCACACGTTTGTGGAGTCCAACTACGTCAAGCCCACCTTCTGCATTCACTGTGCAGGACTG